DNA from Nocardioides seonyuensis:
AGTCGACGTCCTGGCGGGAGAGCACGCGGGTCATGGCCGGAGTCCAGCACGGCGTCGACTTCGGCGTCCATTCGCTCGTCCGGCTCCAGAGATGGTTGCGTCGTTCGATTCCGCCCACACGGAGAGCCTTCTTCGCTAACGTCACGGGACCTGCTGGACGTCGTGGCCGCTCGGGCCCGCCGGCAGGGAGGGGGAGGACCGATGGGCGAGGAGTCCTGGCACGAGGCGCGATTGATCCCGACATCGGGAATCAATGGAGCGGAGGAACAGGAGCGGCGTGCGACGTCAGCCCTGTTGGCTGTGCTCTCTGCGGTCAAGGAGTTCGGTCGCGGCTTCGTGAAACCTTTCGGTGCTCCTGCCGGGACGCTCGAGTGCTTCATCGAAGTGCCATTCATGCTGGGCGAGCAGCGTCTCTATCCCGACGGCCTCATCCGTGTCTCCCGCGGAACGACGACATGGACTGCGCTGGTTGAGGTCAAGACGGGTCCGAACAAGCTTGCCACCGAGCAACTGGAGAACTACCTCGACATCGCCCGCGAGAACGACTTCGACGCAGTCATCACCATCTCCAACGAGATCCCCGCCATCGCTGGGCAGCATCCGACCAAGGTGGACAAGCGGAAGCTTCGAAGGGTTGCGCTGCACCACGTGTCCTGGTCCAAGGTGCTCGCAGATGCAGTGCTGCAGAAGGAGTTCCGAGGTGTGGCGGACCCTGAGCAGGCTTGGATCCTGGGTGAGCTGATCCGATACCTGGAACACCGCAAGTCCGGTGCACTCGAGTTCGAAGACATGGGCGAAGCGTGGGTTGGAGTGCGTGATCAGGTCGCCGCAGGGACACTGCGCCCCTCGGACAAGGGGATTGCTGAGGTTGTGGCGCGCTTCGACGCGCTCCTGCGCTTCTCGAGTCTCCAGCTGGGCCGTCAGCTCGGCACCGAAGTGATCCCGGTTCTGTCACGCAAGGAGCTTGCCGATCCAACATTGCGTGCGCAGCTGCTTGCCGAGTCTCTCTGCGCAAGCGGCGTACTGTCTGGCGCCATTCGAATCCCGGATACCGTCGGGCACCTCGTAGTGACTGCGGACCTCCGTGCTGGCAGCGTGACCTGCCACGTGGATGTCGATGCCCCGCGTGAGGGTCGCGGCACGACGCGCGTCAACTGGCTCGTGCGACAGCTCAAGAACGCACCCGACAAGACACGCATCGAAGCATTCGTGGCCCATGCGCGAGGATCGCAGGCGGCTGAGCTCCTCTCGACCGTTCGCGAACAACCAGGAAGCCTCGTCATCGACCCGACGAAGGAGCTCAGGGCGTTCCGCCTGGCCATGAGCACGCCCCTCGGCACCAAGCGGGGACGCGGACGTGGCGCCTTCATTGACTCAGTCCTGTCGGCCGTGGACTCGTTCTATGGCGAGGTGCTCGGCGCGCTGAGGGCGTGGTCCGCGGCCCCGCCCAAGATGCGGCCGGTGCCCATCCAGCCAACCGAGGTCGACGAAGCTGTGTCCCCCGCCTTGGTGTCTACCGACTACTCATCGCAGGACGGTGCAGAGTCGGGGATTGCTGCATCGCCGTCTACACCCTCCGACGAGGTTCAGGACAGCGGTGTGGAACAGGAAGCGGAGATCGAAACGGTCCAGGGAATGCCCTCCACCCCTGAAGCCAGCGAACCACATGATGCTCAGGAGTCGACCGCACGGCTAGTGCCAACGGATCCGGTGCCTTGACGACTGAGGTCGTCGCGCGAAGCCGCGTGCGGTCTGGCGAGTTCGGTCAGGTGGCACCGCTGGGCAGGCGGCGGAAGAAGCCGACCAGGAACTGCCGCATGCTGAACTGGTCGTCCCAGACGGCGATCCGCCCGTCGCGTACGACGAAGGTGCCGCGCACCGGGAAGACGGACCGTAGTGGTCCGATCCCCAGCACGTCGGTGCGATCGGTGAGCACCACGCCGTCGTCCGCCGCGCGGTGGTGGGTCACCACGGAGAAGGACATGCCGGACCTGACCATCGCGTTGAACG
Protein-coding regions in this window:
- a CDS encoding limonene-1,2-epoxide hydrolase family protein, with protein sequence MPTPEDLGSRDDDSDIATVDAMLDALARSDVRAAGALLTPDVEWRNTGLPTVRGHHVRRAFNAMVRSGMSFSVVTHHRAADDGVVLTDRTDVLGIGPLRSVFPVRGTFVVRDGRIAVWDDQFSMRQFLVGFFRRLPSGAT